The following are encoded together in the Sulfurirhabdus autotrophica genome:
- a CDS encoding HesB/IscA family protein gives MITVTPGAAEQIRLASEQTDAVGLPLRIAAKYLADGSMQYGMGFDEIRENDHQVISEGVSLLVSANSEMLLNGTVVDFVELNPGEFQFIFINPNDTGVPPAKKQGGGCGSGGCGTGSCGSSSSSGGGCA, from the coding sequence ATGATTACAGTGACACCAGGAGCAGCTGAGCAGATTCGTTTGGCATCTGAGCAAACTGATGCAGTTGGTCTGCCGTTACGTATTGCTGCCAAATATTTGGCTGATGGTTCCATGCAATATGGTATGGGTTTTGATGAGATAAGAGAAAATGATCATCAGGTTATTTCTGAAGGGGTTTCGCTTTTAGTGTCAGCAAACAGTGAAATGCTTTTGAATGGAACGGTTGTTGATTTTGTTGAACTCAATCCAGGTGAGTTTCAATTTATATTTATTAACCCCAATGATACTGGTGTTCCTCCTGCCAAGAAACAAGGTGGTGGATGTGGTAGTGGCGGCTGCGGTACTGGAAGTTGTGGAAGCAGTAGTAGCAGTGGTGGCGGTTGCGCTTAA
- a CDS encoding cobyrinate a,c-diamide synthase: protein MSQFLISAAHKSSGKTTISIGLCAALKQRGLIVQPFKKGPDYIDPMWLTMASGLRCRNLDFYLMDNEEILSMYHQYSEKADVTLIEGNKGLYDGLDLDGSNSNSALARLLDVPVVLVIDARGMTRGIAPLILGYQAFDREVKISGVILNHLGGARHEGKLRAVIEHYTDVPVLGAIHHDEGLQIKERHLGLMPSNETEEAVNYVADISKVISEQVNLDQLVSLGKTSKPKPSISEFNTAYTDVKRVRIGLAQDKAFGFYYADDLDAMESAGAEIVFIDTLNDKVLPDIDGLFIGGGFPEMMMKELEANATLRVQIREAIAKGLPVYAECGGLMYLSRSLTWQGSTCEMVGVIPGDIVMNPKPVGRGYVRLEETGLSPWHRDKDEAKVVIPAHEFHYSSLENLEGDIKFAYRVLRGYGVDGEHDGIMINNMFASYSHLRSLKAFNWAERFVVWVRKIAMQRKLASESVA, encoded by the coding sequence ATGTCCCAATTTCTTATTTCTGCAGCACATAAATCTTCTGGTAAAACGACCATTAGCATCGGGTTATGTGCAGCGCTCAAGCAACGCGGCTTAATTGTACAACCCTTTAAAAAAGGGCCTGATTATATCGACCCTATGTGGTTGACCATGGCTAGTGGTTTACGTTGTCGTAATCTTGATTTCTACTTGATGGATAACGAGGAAATTCTTTCCATGTACCATCAATATTCAGAGAAAGCTGATGTTACCCTGATTGAGGGTAACAAAGGTTTGTATGATGGTCTTGATCTTGATGGCAGTAACAGTAACTCTGCTTTAGCGCGCTTGTTGGATGTGCCAGTTGTGCTAGTTATTGATGCGCGTGGTATGACTAGAGGGATTGCACCATTAATTCTTGGATATCAGGCATTTGACCGTGAGGTTAAAATATCCGGCGTGATACTGAATCATTTGGGTGGTGCACGCCATGAAGGTAAATTGCGAGCAGTGATTGAGCACTATACAGATGTTCCAGTTTTGGGTGCTATTCACCATGACGAAGGTTTGCAAATCAAGGAACGTCATCTTGGGTTGATGCCAAGTAACGAGACGGAGGAAGCTGTTAACTATGTGGCTGATATCAGCAAAGTCATAAGTGAACAAGTGAATCTTGATCAGCTGGTGTCCCTCGGAAAAACTTCCAAACCTAAACCATCCATTTCAGAATTCAATACAGCCTATACTGATGTTAAGCGAGTGCGGATAGGGTTGGCTCAGGATAAAGCTTTTGGTTTTTATTATGCGGATGATTTGGATGCAATGGAATCTGCAGGCGCAGAAATTGTTTTCATTGATACGTTGAATGACAAAGTATTGCCTGATATTGATGGGTTATTTATTGGCGGTGGGTTCCCTGAAATGATGATGAAGGAACTTGAAGCTAATGCGACTCTTCGTGTACAGATTCGCGAAGCCATTGCTAAGGGTTTGCCCGTTTATGCAGAATGTGGTGGATTAATGTATCTTTCTCGAAGTTTGACCTGGCAGGGCAGTACTTGCGAGATGGTGGGAGTCATACCTGGGGATATTGTTATGAACCCCAAGCCGGTTGGTCGGGGCTATGTCAGGTTGGAAGAAACTGGTTTATCTCCTTGGCACCGTGATAAAGACGAGGCTAAAGTTGTTATACCTGCCCATGAATTTCATTATTCCAGTCTGGAAAATCTTGAAGGTGATATCAAGTTCGCTTATAGGGTATTACGTGGCTACGGTGTGGATGGCGAACATGATGGTATTATGATCAATAATATGTTTGCTTCCTATAGCCATTTGCGTAGCCTGAAAGCATTTAACTGGGCTGAACGCTTTGTAGTATGGGTTCGTAAAATTGCAATGCAACGTAAACTGGCCAGTGAGTCAGTTGCATAG
- the cysG gene encoding siroheme synthase CysG — protein MNFFPAFLDMRGNKCLVIGGDETASRKAALLLKCGAKVTVVAPEMCDDFSHLPEQDMLSHCKDPFIPAMLDDAFLVIAATEDESLNKLVSETAKKQRIPVNVVDRPEYCSFIIPSIIDRSPMMIAISTGGDSPVLARLLRARLEALIPAAYGRLTALAGSFREKVKERFKIPAQRRIFWEKALEGPVAEMVFAGREQDASVALDKLLQSESGDALPRGEVYLVGGGPGNPELLTFRAVRLMQQADVVVYDNLVSAAVLDLSRRDAERIYVGKQANNHAMPQEGINQLLVRLAKEGKRVVRLKGGDPFIFGRGGEEIETLSENDVPFQVVPGITAASGVAAYTGIPLTHRDYAQSCVFVTGHLKDNTMNLDWNGLARPNQTVVIYMGLMGLPVLCKELIVHGLATTTPAAIVQQGTTPNQRVLTGTLETLPGLAKDANLKPPTLIIVGNVVSLHEKLSWFKTEDSEHPLSAAPLEDA, from the coding sequence ATGAATTTTTTTCCAGCTTTTCTGGATATGCGTGGTAATAAATGCTTGGTAATCGGCGGGGATGAAACCGCTTCGCGTAAAGCAGCTCTTTTACTTAAATGTGGCGCTAAAGTGACGGTAGTTGCGCCTGAAATGTGCGATGACTTTAGTCATTTGCCTGAGCAGGACATGCTTTCGCATTGTAAAGATCCTTTTATTCCTGCAATGCTGGATGATGCTTTTCTGGTCATTGCGGCTACTGAAGATGAATCGCTTAATAAACTGGTTTCTGAAACTGCTAAAAAACAGCGGATTCCAGTTAACGTAGTGGATCGACCTGAATATTGTTCTTTTATTATCCCTTCGATTATCGACCGCTCACCGATGATGATTGCGATTTCAACAGGTGGTGATTCGCCCGTCCTGGCGAGGTTGTTGAGGGCAAGACTGGAAGCATTGATACCTGCGGCTTATGGTCGTTTGACAGCGCTTGCGGGAAGTTTTCGTGAAAAGGTCAAAGAGCGTTTCAAGATTCCTGCTCAGCGTCGTATATTTTGGGAAAAGGCACTTGAAGGTCCAGTGGCAGAGATGGTATTTGCTGGCCGTGAACAAGATGCAAGTGTCGCACTGGATAAATTGCTTCAGTCTGAATCGGGTGATGCGCTGCCGCGTGGCGAGGTTTATCTTGTTGGTGGCGGGCCTGGAAATCCCGAGTTGTTGACCTTCCGTGCAGTCAGGTTGATGCAGCAGGCAGACGTAGTTGTATACGATAATCTTGTTTCTGCTGCGGTATTGGATCTGTCAAGGCGTGATGCTGAGCGTATTTATGTCGGTAAACAGGCTAATAACCATGCAATGCCTCAGGAAGGAATTAATCAGTTATTGGTGCGCTTGGCTAAAGAGGGTAAACGCGTTGTGCGCTTGAAAGGTGGTGACCCCTTTATCTTTGGTCGCGGTGGTGAGGAAATTGAGACTTTGTCGGAAAATGATGTGCCTTTCCAGGTGGTCCCAGGTATTACGGCTGCTTCGGGTGTGGCAGCTTATACTGGCATTCCACTGACACATCGGGATTATGCCCAGTCATGCGTATTTGTTACAGGGCATTTGAAAGATAACACTATGAATCTGGATTGGAATGGTCTGGCCAGACCCAATCAGACGGTGGTTATTTACATGGGGTTGATGGGTTTGCCAGTGTTGTGTAAGGAGTTGATCGTACATGGTCTTGCTACAACTACACCCGCAGCAATTGTTCAGCAAGGTACAACGCCTAATCAGCGGGTATTAACCGGAACGCTTGAGACACTACCTGGACTGGCCAAGGATGCTAACTTAAAGCCGCCAACTTTGATTATTGTTGGTAATGTCGTTAGCTTGCATGAAAAACTTTCCTGGTTTAAAACAGAGGATTCTGAGCATCCACTAAGTGCTGCACCACTTGAAGATGCTTAA
- a CDS encoding GAF domain-containing sensor histidine kinase, with amino-acid sequence MTPYLEILTTSSKKSSSQGTYKIPALHALSEITASLSSDNNLEELLERFLSTMIRLSGADAGAVRIITSDGKHLRLVGSIGLPQDVIDKEEYVPLECGICGHAAREHTIQSDNHPSMCREVTALNYFGDGCKNVIAVPLRHKGKVMGVYNLFMATDSPIPEDLSLLFFSISEHLGIALENARLTRENMRISLTNERQMLANEIHDSLAQTIAYMKMRVALLREALIASDETMSNKYLNDVDEAVESAYSGLRDLLGQFRYRMDPRGLVPALEDVMLKYCDKSLVNIDFVNFTQDLNLTPNQEVQVFHIVQEALINICKHARAQRVKLTMEIKEGQYLITVEDDGIGLKSINNQQNGLHFGLNIMRERAQRLGGDITIDSQIGEGTRLQLKFPVTSDRKDKNA; translated from the coding sequence ATGACACCTTATCTTGAAATTTTGACTACGTCATCCAAAAAATCTTCATCTCAAGGTACCTACAAAATACCTGCGCTGCATGCGCTTTCTGAAATTACAGCCAGCTTAAGCAGTGACAACAACCTTGAAGAGTTGCTGGAGCGCTTTCTCAGCACCATGATAAGACTATCTGGTGCAGATGCGGGGGCAGTACGCATCATTACCAGCGATGGAAAACATCTGCGCCTGGTCGGATCAATCGGATTACCGCAAGATGTCATCGATAAAGAAGAATATGTCCCGTTAGAGTGCGGAATTTGCGGACACGCTGCACGTGAACACACCATACAATCTGACAATCACCCAAGCATGTGCAGAGAAGTCACTGCACTGAATTACTTTGGTGACGGGTGCAAAAATGTCATCGCCGTACCCTTACGCCATAAAGGCAAAGTGATGGGGGTGTACAACCTCTTCATGGCAACAGACTCTCCTATTCCGGAAGATTTGTCCCTGCTCTTCTTCTCTATCAGCGAACATCTCGGTATCGCTTTGGAAAATGCACGGCTAACCCGTGAAAATATGCGCATTAGCCTGACGAATGAAAGACAAATGCTCGCGAATGAAATACATGACTCACTCGCACAGACAATTGCTTACATGAAAATGCGCGTTGCCTTGCTCAGAGAAGCACTTATTGCTAGTGACGAAACAATGAGTAACAAATATTTAAATGACGTGGATGAAGCTGTAGAGTCTGCCTATTCAGGGTTAAGAGACTTATTGGGGCAGTTCCGTTATCGCATGGACCCCAGAGGCCTGGTACCAGCGCTAGAAGATGTGATGTTGAAATATTGCGACAAATCCTTGGTAAACATTGATTTCGTCAATTTTACCCAAGACCTGAATCTCACTCCGAATCAGGAAGTTCAGGTTTTTCACATCGTGCAGGAAGCATTGATCAATATTTGCAAACATGCACGTGCACAGCGTGTTAAATTAACAATGGAAATCAAAGAGGGGCAATATCTGATTACTGTTGAAGATGATGGCATTGGCCTTAAAAGCATTAATAATCAACAAAATGGATTGCATTTTGGACTTAACATCATGAGAGAGCGTGCTCAACGCTTAGGTGGAGACATCACGATTGACAGTCAAATTGGAGAAGGGACTCGCCTCCAGCTTAAATTTCCAGTCACATCAGACCGAAAGGATAAAAACGCATGA
- a CDS encoding dihydrolipoyl dehydrogenase family protein, whose protein sequence is MNFDLIVIGSGPGGYKAAITAAHLGAKVALVEKGLAGGTCLNQGCIPKSTLLHLATLIEDINDLQGRGLVGEVKGDFSAAMAHKNAVVKGIRDNFSVWLKRLGIQVFYGTAKLSGAQNVDVLLAENANLSADEQVDELVKLTAPRIVLATGSKPKEFDICPTDGSRIISSKDFMFTLDHLPVSVLFVGGGAIGTELGFLMHQFGSKVCIVEQGERLLNQARIPDRASNILERKFKRIGIEVRKNASVASCEVMDDSVSVTFTNGDTASYERVLVAIGREPVITGLGLEDVGIALTDDGFIQTSDYLETSVPGIYAIGDVKPGPMTANAALHDAKIAAANAIKGNRLHSNYFKVPVVINSALEIAAVGLTEDQADEAGFESDVARASFGGSGKSRAHHDFEGFIEVVHDTETGQLLGGCIVGPEAGEQIHMLEAACQSNRGLWFFKDMSYSHPSWCEELETAIDPYTAAYSKTDKMIFPGIYADKP, encoded by the coding sequence ATGAATTTCGATCTTATTGTAATTGGTAGCGGGCCCGGTGGGTATAAGGCTGCCATTACAGCAGCACATCTTGGTGCTAAAGTTGCTTTGGTAGAAAAAGGTTTGGCAGGTGGTACTTGTCTTAATCAAGGCTGTATCCCGAAATCGACATTGCTACATCTTGCGACTTTGATCGAGGATATCAACGATCTTCAAGGTAGGGGTTTAGTAGGGGAGGTTAAGGGTGACTTCTCGGCTGCAATGGCGCATAAAAACGCAGTAGTTAAGGGTATTCGCGACAATTTTTCTGTCTGGCTTAAACGCTTGGGGATACAAGTGTTTTATGGGACTGCTAAGTTGAGTGGTGCTCAGAATGTTGATGTTTTGCTGGCGGAAAATGCAAATCTGAGTGCGGATGAACAAGTTGACGAATTGGTTAAACTGACTGCGCCGCGCATTGTTTTGGCTACAGGATCTAAGCCGAAAGAGTTTGATATTTGCCCAACAGATGGTTCTAGAATTATCAGTTCCAAAGATTTCATGTTTACACTGGATCATCTGCCTGTGTCTGTTTTGTTCGTAGGTGGTGGGGCTATAGGCACTGAACTTGGTTTTCTGATGCACCAATTTGGCTCAAAAGTATGTATTGTCGAGCAGGGTGAACGCTTGCTGAATCAAGCGCGGATACCTGATCGAGCTAGTAATATACTGGAACGCAAATTTAAGCGTATCGGTATTGAAGTGCGTAAAAACGCTTCGGTGGCGAGTTGTGAGGTCATGGATGATTCGGTTTCGGTCACTTTCACGAATGGTGACACTGCCTCTTACGAACGTGTTTTGGTGGCGATTGGAAGGGAACCTGTTATTACTGGTCTTGGTCTTGAGGATGTGGGTATTGCTTTAACTGATGATGGCTTTATTCAGACTTCGGATTATCTTGAAACCAGTGTTCCAGGAATTTACGCAATCGGCGATGTTAAACCTGGTCCAATGACTGCAAATGCGGCGCTTCATGACGCCAAAATTGCAGCGGCAAATGCAATTAAGGGTAATCGTTTGCATTCGAATTATTTCAAGGTGCCGGTTGTTATCAATTCAGCGCTAGAGATTGCTGCGGTAGGTTTAACAGAAGACCAGGCGGACGAAGCAGGATTTGAATCAGATGTGGCCCGGGCAAGTTTTGGTGGCTCGGGTAAATCGAGAGCGCATCACGATTTTGAAGGCTTTATTGAAGTTGTTCATGATACAGAAACTGGGCAGTTGCTCGGTGGTTGTATTGTAGGCCCTGAAGCGGGTGAACAAATTCATATGCTTGAAGCTGCTTGCCAGTCAAATAGAGGGCTTTGGTTTTTTAAGGATATGAGCTACAGTCACCCCTCTTGGTGTGAAGAGCTTGAAACGGCGATTGATCCTTATACTGCTGCGTACTCAAAAACAGATAAAATGATTTTCCCCGGCATTTATGCTGATAAGCCTTGA
- a CDS encoding response regulator, with translation MTEHLRIVLVDDHTLFRMGLAELLEHRGNIKVVGITGNAAEARTLLAEQQPDVVIMDLNMPPIDGISLLTQLRSEGVNIPILMLTVSDAQEDLANALRAGARGYLLKDIEPDDLVDAIQRAARGETVVSPTMTMKLVSLLQDGSPSNTQEDLLAHLTQREREILMHLAHGESNKTIARALDISHDTVKLHVRHILAKLNLSSRVEAAVFAVEHQLVPSRISHG, from the coding sequence ATGACAGAGCATCTGAGAATTGTACTGGTTGATGACCACACGCTATTCCGGATGGGGCTTGCCGAGTTACTTGAGCATCGTGGTAACATCAAAGTTGTAGGCATAACGGGTAACGCTGCTGAAGCCCGCACATTATTAGCCGAACAGCAGCCTGATGTAGTGATTATGGACCTCAACATGCCCCCCATTGATGGCATCTCTCTGCTCACTCAACTCAGATCAGAGGGGGTTAATATCCCTATACTCATGTTGACAGTAAGCGACGCCCAGGAAGATTTGGCAAATGCATTGCGTGCAGGCGCCCGCGGATATCTGCTGAAAGATATTGAACCAGATGATCTTGTCGATGCAATTCAGCGTGCTGCCCGTGGGGAAACTGTCGTATCACCCACTATGACCATGAAATTAGTCAGCTTATTGCAAGATGGCTCCCCAAGTAACACGCAAGAAGATCTGCTTGCACATTTAACTCAAAGAGAACGAGAAATATTAATGCACCTGGCTCATGGTGAAAGCAACAAAACCATTGCTAGAGCACTAGACATTAGCCACGACACAGTCAAGTTGCATGTACGCCATATACTTGCAAAATTAAACCTGTCTTCACGTGTAGAAGCAGCCGTATTTGCCGTGGAACATCAACTTGTCCCTTCCAGAATATCCCACGGCTAA